In Rhizobium gallicum bv. gallicum R602sp, the following proteins share a genomic window:
- a CDS encoding ABC transporter ATP-binding protein translates to MALSLVNSFAPPVRHDHDGRKESPIIDARNVAVTFKVEDGFVEAVKDISFQLYRGETIAIVGESGSGKSVTARTVMGLLSKRAVVSPKSGIDYDGANILKFSESARRKLRGNRISMIFQEPMSSLNPIYTVGSQIVEAIRVHQKFGRRQAEARALELLKHVQIPDPEARLKQYPHQLSGGQRQRVMIAMALANDPDVLIADEPTTALDVTVQAQILNLIRNLQKELRMAVILITHDLTVVRQFSDYVYVMQHGEMREHNTTERLFANPQHPYTKHLLGSEPRGQANPLPENSEIILDARGVRVSFMLRHGTFFKPEMKELVAVDSLSLTLRRHETLGLVGESGSGKTTFGQALVRLNDPDGGEIYFDRQPIHGRSRAEMRPLRSRMQIVFQDPFSSLNPRMTIGQIIEEGLVVNRLGATKAERMDRVREALIAAGMPGHILSRFPHEFSGGQRQRIAIARAIALEPEFILLDEPTSALDLSVQAQIIELLRRLQDERGLSYLFISHDLKVVRALCHRVIVMQHGRIMEEGPVNEVLSNPKTAYTERLVKAAFEVA, encoded by the coding sequence ATGGCCCTTTCTCTCGTCAATTCCTTTGCACCGCCCGTTCGCCATGATCATGATGGCCGCAAGGAAAGTCCAATCATCGACGCACGCAATGTCGCGGTGACCTTCAAGGTCGAAGACGGCTTCGTCGAGGCGGTCAAGGATATCTCGTTTCAGCTCTATCGCGGAGAGACGATCGCGATCGTCGGCGAGTCCGGATCCGGAAAATCGGTAACAGCGCGCACGGTGATGGGGCTTCTTTCGAAGCGCGCCGTTGTCTCGCCGAAATCGGGCATCGACTATGATGGCGCCAATATCCTGAAATTTTCCGAAAGCGCCCGGCGCAAGTTGCGCGGTAACCGCATCTCGATGATTTTCCAGGAGCCGATGAGCTCGCTCAACCCGATCTATACGGTCGGCAGTCAGATCGTCGAGGCAATCCGTGTACACCAGAAGTTCGGCCGCCGGCAGGCGGAAGCGCGGGCGCTGGAGCTTTTGAAGCATGTGCAAATTCCCGATCCCGAAGCCCGACTGAAGCAATATCCGCATCAGCTGTCAGGCGGCCAGCGCCAGCGCGTGATGATTGCCATGGCTCTCGCCAACGATCCGGACGTCCTCATCGCCGACGAGCCGACGACAGCGCTTGACGTGACCGTGCAGGCACAGATCCTGAACCTTATCCGCAACCTGCAGAAGGAACTGCGCATGGCGGTGATCCTGATCACCCACGACCTCACGGTCGTCCGGCAGTTCTCGGACTATGTCTATGTGATGCAGCATGGCGAGATGCGGGAGCACAACACGACCGAAAGGCTCTTTGCCAATCCTCAGCACCCTTACACGAAGCATCTGCTCGGCTCCGAGCCGCGTGGTCAGGCCAACCCATTGCCGGAAAATTCCGAGATCATTCTTGATGCCAGAGGGGTGCGCGTTTCCTTCATGCTGCGCCACGGCACGTTCTTCAAGCCGGAAATGAAGGAACTCGTCGCTGTCGACAGTCTGAGTCTCACGCTTCGCCGTCATGAGACGCTTGGTCTCGTCGGCGAGTCCGGCTCCGGCAAAACGACCTTCGGTCAGGCGCTCGTCCGGTTGAACGATCCGGACGGCGGAGAGATCTATTTCGACCGCCAGCCCATCCACGGCCGCTCGCGCGCCGAGATGAGGCCGCTACGATCGCGTATGCAGATCGTCTTCCAGGATCCGTTCTCGTCGCTCAATCCGCGCATGACAATCGGCCAGATCATCGAGGAGGGGCTGGTCGTCAACAGGCTCGGTGCGACGAAAGCCGAGCGCATGGACCGGGTGCGCGAGGCGTTGATTGCGGCCGGCATGCCGGGCCATATTCTCTCGCGCTTCCCGCATGAATTCTCCGGCGGCCAGCGCCAGCGCATCGCCATTGCCCGTGCTATCGCCCTCGAACCCGAATTTATCTTGCTCGATGAGCCGACTTCGGCGCTCGATCTTTCCGTCCAGGCGCAGATCATCGAGCTCTTGCGCAGGTTGCAGGACGAGCGGGGCCTGAGCTACCTCTTCATCTCGCACGATCTCAAGGTCGTGCGGGCGCTGTGCCACCGGGTGATCGTCATGCAGCATGGCCGCATCATGGAAGAGGGGCCTGTCAACGAAGTCCTATCCAATCCCAAGACCGCCTACACGGAACGGCTGGTGAAAGCCGCTTTCGAGGTAGCATGA
- the melA gene encoding alpha-glucosidase/alpha-galactosidase has translation MARNPKITFIGAGSTVFMKNIVGDVLQRPALSSATIALMDINPQRLEESAVVVNKLISTLGVKARAETYSDQRKALTGADFVVVAFQIGGYEPCTVTDFEVPKKYGLRQTIADTLGVGGIMRGLRTVPHLWKICEDMLAVCPEAIMLQYVNPMAINTWAIAEKYPAIKQVGLCHSVQGTAMELAHDLDIPYEEIRYRSAGINHMAFYLTFEHRQADGSYKNLYPDLVRAYREGRAPKPGWNPRCPNKVRYEMLTRLGYFVTESSEHFAEYTPYFIKEGREDLIEKFGIPLDEYPKRCIEQIERWKGQAEAYRSAETIEVEQSKEYASSIINSVWTGEPSVVYGNVRNNGCITSLPANCAAEVPCLVDASGIQPTFIGNLPPQLTALIRTNINVQELTVQALMTENREHIYHAAMMDPHTAAELDLDQIWSLVDDLLSTHGDWLPAWARTAKKVQAA, from the coding sequence ATGGCACGAAATCCCAAGATCACGTTTATCGGAGCAGGCTCCACCGTCTTCATGAAGAACATCGTCGGCGATGTCTTGCAGCGTCCGGCGCTGTCGAGCGCCACGATCGCGCTGATGGACATCAATCCGCAGCGTCTCGAAGAAAGCGCCGTCGTTGTCAACAAGCTGATTTCGACGCTGGGCGTAAAGGCCAGGGCTGAAACTTACTCCGATCAGCGCAAGGCGCTGACAGGCGCGGACTTCGTCGTCGTCGCCTTCCAGATCGGCGGCTATGAGCCCTGTACCGTCACCGATTTCGAAGTGCCGAAGAAATACGGTCTGCGCCAGACCATTGCCGACACACTCGGCGTTGGCGGCATCATGCGCGGGCTTAGAACCGTGCCGCACCTTTGGAAGATATGCGAGGACATGCTCGCCGTCTGCCCGGAGGCGATCATGCTGCAATATGTGAATCCGATGGCCATCAACACCTGGGCGATTGCGGAAAAATATCCGGCAATCAAGCAGGTCGGCCTCTGCCACTCCGTCCAGGGCACGGCCATGGAGCTGGCGCATGACCTTGACATTCCTTACGAGGAAATCCGCTATCGCTCGGCCGGCATCAACCATATGGCCTTCTATCTGACGTTCGAGCACCGGCAGGCGGATGGTTCCTACAAGAATCTCTATCCCGATCTTGTCCGCGCCTATCGTGAAGGTCGTGCCCCGAAGCCCGGCTGGAACCCGCGCTGCCCCAACAAGGTGCGCTACGAGATGCTGACTCGCCTTGGCTATTTCGTCACCGAGAGCTCGGAGCACTTTGCCGAATACACGCCCTACTTCATCAAAGAGGGCCGAGAGGACCTGATCGAGAAGTTCGGAATTCCGCTCGACGAATATCCGAAGCGCTGCATCGAGCAGATCGAGCGTTGGAAAGGACAGGCCGAAGCCTACCGCTCGGCCGAGACGATCGAGGTCGAACAATCGAAGGAATATGCTTCCTCCATCATCAACTCCGTCTGGACTGGCGAACCGTCGGTCGTCTACGGCAATGTCCGCAACAACGGCTGCATCACCTCACTGCCGGCAAACTGCGCCGCCGAAGTGCCTTGCCTGGTCGACGCCTCGGGCATTCAGCCAACCTTCATTGGCAACCTGCCGCCACAGCTGACAGCGCTCATCCGCACCAACATCAATGTTCAGGAGCTGACCGTCCAGGCACTGATGACGGAAAATCGCGAACACATCTACCACGCTGCGATGATGGATCCGCATACGGCAGCTGAACTCGACCTCGACCAGATCTGGTCGCTCGTCGACGATCTTCTTTCCACACACGGTGACTGGCTGCCGGCCTGGGCAAGAACAGCCAAGAAGGTGCAGGCAGCTTAG
- a CDS encoding LysR family transcriptional regulator, giving the protein MDFPSLRVFLSVAEHRSVTRAAEALGRVGSSVTTRIQQLEEDLGVLLFNRDGKQMTLTREGRLFLSYAKRMAALADEARHSLSASGRPATLRVGTMESTAASRLPHILPRFATVAPHISLRLTMGATRDLARAVLAEELDCALIALPIGKHAAAWLADVDFCQLELAPLWSEEVLIILPPDHPPVRHAADITVGTLAALEAGCTYRRMAEDWLCRLPPFMTIEMSSYHAVVASVLAGGAVGVIPASILSQLQVSGVQTVVAGSAQTSFLARKNAGSSELDTFRTALLSAGGAGP; this is encoded by the coding sequence GTGGATTTTCCCTCGCTCCGTGTCTTTCTGTCCGTCGCCGAACATCGAAGCGTGACGCGCGCTGCCGAGGCGCTTGGGCGCGTCGGTTCGAGTGTTACGACCCGAATCCAACAGTTGGAGGAGGATCTCGGTGTCTTGCTCTTCAACCGGGATGGAAAGCAGATGACCCTCACTCGCGAAGGGCGGCTGTTTTTGTCTTACGCGAAGCGAATGGCGGCATTGGCTGACGAGGCGCGCCATTCGTTGTCGGCCTCCGGCCGGCCGGCGACTTTGCGTGTAGGGACAATGGAGAGCACGGCGGCAAGCCGGCTACCGCACATTCTGCCACGGTTCGCAACCGTTGCTCCTCATATTTCTCTTCGGCTGACAATGGGTGCGACGCGGGATCTCGCCCGTGCCGTTTTGGCGGAGGAACTCGATTGTGCCTTGATCGCATTGCCCATCGGCAAGCATGCAGCCGCCTGGCTTGCCGACGTTGATTTTTGCCAGCTTGAGCTCGCGCCGCTCTGGAGCGAGGAGGTTCTGATCATTCTTCCTCCGGATCATCCGCCAGTTCGTCATGCCGCGGACATCACCGTTGGCACACTCGCCGCGCTTGAGGCCGGGTGCACCTATAGGCGCATGGCCGAGGATTGGCTTTGCCGTCTTCCGCCGTTCATGACGATCGAGATGTCATCTTACCACGCCGTGGTTGCGAGTGTCCTTGCAGGAGGCGCCGTTGGTGTCATTCCAGCGTCGATCCTGTCGCAGCTGCAGGTGTCCGGTGTCCAGACGGTTGTTGCGGGTTCGGCCCAAACCTCGTTTCTCGCACGCAAGAACGCGGGGTCTTCAGAGCTGGATACGTTTCGAACGGCCCTTCTTTCCGCTGGTGGGGCAGGTCCATAA
- a CDS encoding HPP family protein produces MRLPHREALSGWRFRLFAPILAGATLRERLVACVGALACIALTGLICGGLLGEGPHLPLIVAPMGASAVLLFAVPSSPLAQPWPIIGGNTISAFMGVIAANLIHDPIVAIGVGVSLAIAAMSFTRCLHPPGGAAALTAVLGGAPVASWGLLFPFVPVGLNSCILVALGLLFHKLSRHNYPHVVVSATSMHHTKDPPANRRVGFREEDVDAALQVLKETFDIDRADLSRLLREVEIQATVRSSKDLKCADIMSRDVVAVSPDTTVEVAHALLLRHNVRTLPVKEPDGKLVGSVGLRELAFASGPVKALMAPPATTSADAPALGLLPVLTDGKTHAVVVIDQAWQIIGLISQTDLLAATARLVPTDRVALESVA; encoded by the coding sequence ATGCGTCTCCCACATCGTGAAGCCTTGTCCGGCTGGCGTTTTCGTCTGTTTGCGCCCATCCTTGCCGGTGCGACACTTCGCGAGCGGCTGGTTGCATGTGTGGGTGCGCTTGCATGCATCGCACTGACGGGCCTCATTTGCGGTGGCCTCCTCGGCGAGGGTCCCCACCTTCCGCTGATTGTCGCGCCGATGGGGGCTTCGGCTGTGCTGCTCTTTGCTGTTCCGTCAAGCCCATTGGCGCAGCCTTGGCCGATTATCGGTGGAAACACGATCTCTGCTTTCATGGGGGTCATCGCCGCAAATCTCATTCATGACCCAATCGTCGCAATTGGTGTGGGCGTTTCGCTTGCGATTGCGGCGATGTCGTTCACCCGCTGCCTGCATCCGCCCGGCGGAGCGGCGGCCTTGACCGCAGTCCTCGGCGGTGCGCCTGTCGCAAGTTGGGGTTTGCTCTTCCCGTTCGTGCCGGTGGGCTTGAATTCGTGCATCCTGGTGGCACTCGGGCTTCTGTTTCACAAGCTGTCACGGCACAATTATCCGCATGTTGTCGTCAGCGCGACCAGCATGCATCATACGAAGGATCCGCCCGCAAACCGGCGGGTCGGATTTCGTGAGGAAGACGTCGATGCGGCCCTCCAGGTATTGAAGGAAACGTTCGACATCGATCGTGCAGATCTGAGCCGGCTTTTGCGAGAAGTCGAAATTCAAGCGACGGTCCGGTCCAGCAAAGATCTGAAATGCGCAGACATCATGTCGCGGGATGTCGTTGCAGTCAGCCCCGACACCACTGTTGAGGTGGCGCATGCGCTGCTGCTCCGACACAATGTGCGCACACTGCCGGTCAAAGAGCCTGACGGCAAGCTCGTAGGCAGTGTCGGACTTCGAGAACTCGCTTTTGCGTCCGGTCCGGTTAAGGCTCTTATGGCGCCACCGGCGACAACTTCGGCTGACGCGCCCGCGCTTGGCCTTTTGCCAGTCCTGACGGACGGGAAAACACACGCCGTTGTCGTGATCGACCAGGCGTGGCAGATCATCGGGCTGATCTCGCAGACCGATCTTCTCGCTGCTACGGCGCGTCTCGTTCCGACGGACCGCGTCGCCTTGGAGAGTGTCGCCTAA